One genomic window of Coffea eugenioides isolate CCC68of chromosome 1, Ceug_1.0, whole genome shotgun sequence includes the following:
- the LOC113779192 gene encoding N-carbamoylputrescine amidase, whose protein sequence is MEDGKRMVTVSALQFSCTDDVSTNVATAERLVRAAYQKGANIILIQELFEGYYFCQAQREDFFQRAKPYKGHPTILRMQKLAKELGVVIPVSFFEEANNAHYNSVAVIDADGTDLGLYRKSHIPDGPGYQEKFYFNPGDTGFKVFQTKFAKIGVAICWDQWFPEAARAMVLLGAEILLYPTAIGSEPQDEGLDSRDHWKRVMQGHAGANLVPLIASNRIGKEIIQTEHGKSEIIFYGNSFIAGPTGEIVANADDKEEAVLVAKFDLDQIKYKRYSWGVFRDRRPDLYKVLLTLDGSNPPV, encoded by the exons ATTGGTTAGAGCAGCTTATCAGAAGGGTGCTAATATCATTCTCATACAG GAATTATTTGAGGGttactacttttgtcaagctCAAAGGGAGGATTTCTTTCAGCGAGCAAAGCCTTATAAGGGACATCCAACAATTCTAAG AATGCAGAAGCTCGCCAAAGAACTGGGAGTAGTGATACCAGTTAGTTTCTTTGAGGAGGCAAACAATGCCCATTACAATTCAGTAGCTGTAATTGATGCTGACGGAACAGATCTTGGGCTTTATAGAAAATCCCACATCCCTGACGGTCCAG GGTACCAAGAAAAGTTTTACTTTAATCCAGGAGACACTGGTTTTAAG GTCTTCCAAACTAAATTTGCAAAAATTGGAGTTG CAATTTGCTGGGATCAATGGTTTCCTGAGGCTGCACGAGCTATGGTTCTTCTAGGTGCAGAAATATTGTTGTACCCTACTGCTATTGGTTCTGAACCTCAAGATGAAGGCCTTGATTCTCGAGATCACTGGAAGAGAGTGATGCAAGGGCATGCTGGGGCCAATCTG GTGCCTTTAATAGCTTCGAACCGCATCGGAAAAGAGATAATTCAGACAGAACATGGCAAAAGTGAAATCATATTCTATGGCAATTCCTTTATAGCTG GACCAACTGGAGAAATTGTTGCAAATGCTGATGACAAAGAGGAAGCTGTTCTTGTGGCAAAATTTGATCTGGATCaaatcaaatacaagagatATAGTTGGGGAGTGTTTCGCGATCGACGTCCAGATTTATACAAGGTGCTATTGACATTAGATGGCAGCAATCCACCTGTGTAA